In the genome of Amaranthus tricolor cultivar Red isolate AtriRed21 chromosome 15, ASM2621246v1, whole genome shotgun sequence, one region contains:
- the LOC130801476 gene encoding uncharacterized protein LOC130801476 produces MGCSMSNLAAKFAFFPPSPATYEVKKRDSDGKFVAVSTASSVPIPQGDDPLLNVHVIETKKGNKIVAFYLKNPYARLTVLYSHGNAADLGQLYDLFVQLKINLRVNLMGYDYSGYGASTGKPSEGNTYADIEAVYQCLQTEYGTSQEELILYGQSVGSGPTLHLASKLPRLRGVVLHSAILSGLRVLCHVKFTFCVDIYRNIRKIRKVKCPVLVIHGTEDDVVNWLHGNGLWKRAREPYEPLWIKGGGHCNLELYPDYIRHLCRYVHEMENLTTQIRLKKIRDTLNLHPKHRHPQPTNTSCSRSCSCWDCCSCSCKMKCWRPRCPNSCCCTLNCWPANCCSANCCPTNCCPKNCCKTCFECPICTNCCSCFGWPKCLTCCMPSCFKCSRPKCSNDCCSCKGCCSWNCCGCCFYSTTDRRQEN; encoded by the exons ATGGGTTGTTCAATGTCAAATTTGGCAGCTAAATTTGCATTTTTCCCACCTTCTCCAGCAACTTATGAAGTGAAAAAAAGGGATTCTGATGGAAAATTTGTAGCAGTTTCAACAGCTTCATCAGTACCAATCCCTCAAGGAGATGACCCTCTTTTGAATGTTCATGTCATTGAGACTAAAAAAGGAAACAAGATTGTAGCTTTTTACTTGAAAAACCCTTATGCTAGGCTTACTGTTCTTTACTCTCACGGAAATGCTGCTGACCTTGGTCAACTTTATGATCTCTTTGTTCAGCTTAAAATCAATCTTAGAGTCAACTTAATGGG GTATGATTACTCTGGATATGGTGCATCTACTGGTAAG CCTAGCGAGGGCAATACATATGCTGATATAGAGGCTGTTTACCAGTGTCTTCAGACCGAATATGGAACAAGTCAAGAAGAATTAATTTTATACGGACAGTCAGTTGGAAGTGGGCCAACACTACACTTGGCCTCAAAACTCCCGAGGTTGAGGGGAGTGGTTTTGCACAGTGCCATCCTTTCTGGACTtcgtgttctgtgccatgtgaAGTTCACTTTCTGTGTCGATATCTATAGG AATATAAGAAAGATTCGAAAAGTGAAGTGCCCTGTACTGGTGATACAT GGTACAGAAGACGATGTAGTGAACTGGTTACACGGAAACGGACTGTGGAAACGGGCCAGGGAACCTTATGAACCCTTATGGATCAAAGGTGGCGGCCACTGCAACTTGGAGCTATACCCTGATTACATTCGCCATCTCTGCCGATACGTCCACGAAATGGAGAACCTTACCACACAAATCCGACTCAAGAAAATCCGAGACACCCTCAACCTCCACCCTAAACACCGTCATCCACAACCCACCAATACGTCCTGTAGCCGGTCTTGTAGCTGTTGGGACTGTTGTAGTTGTTCCTGTAAGATGAAATGTTGGCGACCTCGTTGCCCGAATTCTTGTTGCTGCACTCTAAACTGCTGGCCCGCAAACTGTTGCTCTGCGAATTGCTGCCCAACAAACTGCTGCCCGAAAAACTGCTGCAAGACGTGTTTCGAGTGCCCGATATGCACGAATTGCTGCAGCTGTTTCGGGTGGCCTAAATGCTTGACATGCTGCATGCCGAGTTGCTTCAAATGTTCACGACCGAAATGCTCTAACGATTGCTGTTCGTGCAAAGGATGTTGTTCGTGGAACTGTTGTGGTTGCTGCTTCTATTCTACGACTGATCGAAGGCAGGAGAATTAG